A single window of Sphingobacterium sp. ML3W DNA harbors:
- a CDS encoding DUF3037 domain-containing protein, producing the protein MPEKTLYEYAVVRLVPRVEREEFINVGVALYCRKNRFANVLFHIDETRAHLLCPDVDLEMIRKHLESFVKICVGDKDGGKLATLDLTERFRWLTANRSTVIQCSPVHPGLCNDPAVTLQLLFEKLVL; encoded by the coding sequence ATGCCAGAAAAAACATTATATGAGTATGCTGTGGTACGTTTGGTGCCACGTGTGGAACGGGAAGAATTTATTAATGTTGGCGTAGCACTTTATTGTCGAAAAAATCGTTTTGCAAATGTATTGTTCCATATCGATGAAACACGTGCCCATTTGTTATGTCCGGATGTTGATTTGGAGATGATTCGGAAACACTTGGAATCTTTTGTGAAAATTTGTGTTGGTGACAAAGATGGTGGAAAATTGGCAACACTGGATCTCACCGAACGTTTTCGATGGTTGACTGCAAATCGTAGTACGGTTATTCAATGTTCTCCAGTTCATCCAGGATTATGCAATGATCCAGCAGTAACACTACAGTTACTTTTTGAAAAGTTAGTTTTATAA
- the cysM gene encoding cysteine synthase CysM: MGNIIDTIGNTPLVEITKFHANKKVKIYAKMEGNNPAGSVKDRAALNMIRSAMERGEITKNTKLIEATSGNTGIALAMIAGMYGLHLELVMPITSTRERTLTMEAFGAEVTLLDTMEICRDYAEEKAASEGYFILNQFANPDNYQAHIKTTGPEIWRDTEGKITHFVSAMGTTGTIMGNSIYLKDRNPVIQIVGCQPTAESSIPGIRRWPEEYLPKIFDPSRVDRIIDISQKESTEMARALVKKEGVFAGMSTGGAFAAALKIANEIEEGVIVFIACDRGDRYLSSDLFA; this comes from the coding sequence ATGGGAAATATCATTGATACAATTGGAAATACACCATTGGTTGAAATTACAAAATTCCACGCCAATAAAAAGGTGAAAATTTATGCTAAAATGGAGGGGAATAATCCTGCTGGTAGTGTAAAAGACCGAGCTGCATTGAATATGATTCGATCGGCAATGGAAAGAGGTGAAATTACAAAAAACACCAAATTAATTGAAGCAACAAGTGGTAATACTGGAATTGCATTAGCAATGATTGCTGGAATGTATGGACTGCATTTGGAATTAGTGATGCCAATAACGTCAACCCGGGAACGAACGCTTACCATGGAAGCATTTGGTGCAGAGGTTACTTTATTGGACACCATGGAAATATGTCGTGATTATGCCGAAGAGAAAGCTGCTTCTGAAGGTTATTTTATCTTGAATCAATTTGCTAATCCTGATAATTACCAAGCGCATATTAAGACTACAGGTCCCGAAATTTGGCGTGACACTGAAGGGAAAATTACCCACTTTGTGAGCGCAATGGGTACAACTGGTACCATTATGGGGAATTCCATTTATTTGAAAGATAGAAACCCTGTCATTCAGATTGTGGGTTGTCAACCAACAGCGGAATCTTCAATTCCTGGCATACGTCGTTGGCCAGAAGAGTATTTACCTAAAATATTTGATCCTTCTCGTGTCGACCGTATTATTGATATTTCACAAAAAGAATCTACTGAGATGGCGCGCGCATTAGTCAAAAAAGAAGGTGTTTTTGCTGGGATGAGTACCGGAGGAGCATTTGCTGCTGCCTTAAAAATAGCGAATGAGATTGAAGAGGGTGTGATTGTGTTCATTGCTTGTGATCGCGGTGATCGTTATTTAAGCTCAGACCTATTCGCTTAA
- a CDS encoding DUF1599 domain-containing protein — translation MNTTQEYNTVIEHCQDLFIKKTKDYGTAWRIMRLPSITDQIYIKAQRIRTLEIKKVSKVGEGILEEYIGIINYCIMGMIQLELGEGGEENLSPEFVNEKYKEKVSETRDLMFAKNHDYGEAWRDMRISSLTDLILMKIYRVKQIEDNNGSTIASEGIHANYQDMLNYAVFALIKMGLANTK, via the coding sequence ATGAATACGACTCAGGAATACAATACAGTTATCGAGCACTGCCAAGATTTATTTATCAAGAAAACGAAAGATTATGGAACAGCGTGGCGTATTATGCGACTTCCTTCTATAACGGATCAAATTTACATCAAAGCCCAACGCATCCGCACCTTAGAGATTAAAAAAGTCTCCAAAGTAGGCGAAGGTATCTTGGAAGAATATATTGGCATCATCAATTACTGTATTATGGGCATGATCCAACTTGAATTAGGTGAGGGTGGAGAAGAAAATTTAAGTCCTGAATTCGTCAATGAAAAATACAAGGAGAAGGTGTCCGAAACGCGCGACCTCATGTTTGCCAAAAACCATGACTATGGCGAAGCGTGGCGCGATATGCGTATTTCTTCTTTAACTGACCTGATACTCATGAAGATTTACCGTGTCAAACAGATTGAAGATAATAATGGTAGCACAATTGCTTCAGAGGGAATCCATGCCAACTATCAAGATATGTTAAACTACGCTGTTTTTGCATTAATAAAAATGGGATTAGCTAATACAAAATAA
- a CDS encoding serine O-acetyltransferase, translated as MSNFYEHIYQKQLEVFEMPSNKKISGWAVGILDLLFPERNAGSIKSVEGVQLAFQQAEIELEQLLSKSKACEACDHYRVAHSFFQSLPQLYELMCSDADALISGDPAAKNQREVIRTYPGFFAVSIFRIANSLYRLGVPLIPRILTEHAHSKTGIDIHPGATIGHHLYIDHGTGLVVGETCVIGNYVKLYQGVTLGALSVEKILSDVKRHPTIEDHTIIYAGATILGGETIVGHHSIIGGNVWLTNSVEPYTTVYHQANAKFIDSKPLI; from the coding sequence ATGAGTAATTTTTACGAACATATTTATCAAAAACAATTAGAGGTATTTGAGATGCCCTCCAATAAAAAAATTTCGGGTTGGGCAGTTGGTATCCTAGACTTGTTGTTTCCGGAGCGTAATGCTGGAAGTATAAAATCTGTAGAAGGAGTTCAACTTGCTTTTCAACAAGCTGAAATCGAACTGGAACAGTTGTTGAGTAAATCTAAGGCTTGTGAAGCATGCGATCATTATCGAGTTGCCCATAGTTTTTTTCAATCTTTACCCCAACTCTATGAATTGATGTGCTCGGATGCCGATGCTTTGATTTCGGGCGATCCAGCAGCAAAGAATCAGCGGGAAGTAATTAGAACATATCCCGGTTTTTTTGCCGTTAGTATCTTTAGGATAGCAAATAGTCTTTATCGACTTGGAGTCCCCTTAATTCCACGAATTTTAACGGAACACGCACATTCGAAGACAGGTATCGATATTCATCCTGGAGCGACCATTGGACACCATTTGTATATCGATCATGGTACAGGCTTAGTGGTTGGGGAGACTTGCGTTATCGGTAATTATGTAAAACTGTATCAGGGGGTCACACTAGGGGCATTAAGTGTGGAGAAAATCTTATCTGATGTGAAAAGGCACCCTACAATTGAAGATCATACGATTATTTATGCAGGAGCAACGATATTGGGGGGAGAGACTATCGTAGGGCATCATTCAATAATCGGTGGAAATGTTTGGTTGACTAATTCAGTCGAACCCTATACCACCGTTTATCACCAAGCAAATGCTAAATTTATAGATTCCAAACCTTTAATCTAA
- a CDS encoding BT_3928 family protein has product MSEVINHKPQKTNYLLWFARLFTGFLFIFSGFIKANDPTGFGYKLEEYFHVFHTDFLNDYATGIAIVVCALEIILGLWLLLGFYKKLVAWGLLLLIIFFTFLTFYSAFFEVVTSCGCFGDAIPLTPWQSFGKDLVLLAFILIIFVYRNQITPVIKEPFNRTLIATITAIISFAIGIYTFMYLPFIDFLPYKVGNNIPSLMVLPEGKEGDVYEQIYSMKNTKTGATKKITDKIYMSEKVWEDTAWEIIGEPQSRLVKKGYQIPITDLLITDAEGNDHTQEIINNPYYNLIIVAKDLSKTNLEAIERVNKIATKLTQDYNLRIVLLTASSSEDADYLSDKLQLISEIFYADLIPLKSMIRANPGIILLKSGTVMQKWHYNALPDATEIENRYLSLDK; this is encoded by the coding sequence ATGTCAGAAGTCATTAACCATAAACCACAAAAAACAAACTATCTTTTGTGGTTTGCTAGATTATTTACAGGTTTTCTATTTATATTCTCCGGCTTTATTAAAGCAAATGATCCTACAGGATTTGGATATAAACTTGAAGAATATTTCCATGTATTTCATACCGATTTTTTAAATGATTATGCCACCGGCATCGCAATCGTGGTATGTGCTTTAGAAATTATTTTAGGACTATGGCTTTTACTAGGTTTTTATAAAAAGCTTGTCGCCTGGGGATTATTACTCCTGATTATATTCTTTACTTTTCTAACGTTCTATTCTGCATTTTTCGAAGTCGTTACCTCCTGTGGATGTTTTGGAGATGCAATCCCACTAACACCTTGGCAATCTTTCGGTAAAGACCTCGTGTTACTGGCATTCATATTAATTATATTTGTCTATCGAAATCAAATTACACCAGTCATTAAGGAACCCTTTAATCGTACTCTTATAGCCACTATTACTGCTATCATATCTTTCGCCATTGGAATTTACACCTTTATGTATTTACCATTTATTGACTTTTTACCTTACAAGGTAGGTAATAATATCCCTTCGCTTATGGTTTTGCCAGAAGGAAAAGAAGGTGACGTATATGAACAGATCTACAGTATGAAAAATACGAAAACTGGAGCGACTAAAAAAATTACGGATAAAATCTATATGTCTGAGAAAGTTTGGGAAGATACTGCTTGGGAAATAATAGGGGAACCACAAAGCAGATTGGTAAAAAAAGGATATCAGATACCCATTACCGATTTGTTGATTACAGATGCAGAAGGCAATGATCATACACAAGAAATAATCAACAATCCTTATTATAACCTAATAATTGTTGCTAAAGATCTCTCAAAAACGAATTTAGAAGCGATTGAAAGAGTAAATAAGATTGCCACAAAACTAACGCAAGATTACAATCTTCGCATTGTTTTACTGACAGCAAGCTCTTCTGAAGACGCTGATTATCTAAGTGACAAATTACAGTTAATTTCAGAAATATTTTATGCAGATCTAATTCCGCTTAAGAGTATGATACGTGCCAATCCAGGTATCATCTTATTAAAATCAGGAACAGTGATGCAAAAATGGCATTATAATGCGCTACCTGATGCGACAGAAATTGAAAATAGATACTTAAGTTTAGATAAATAA
- a CDS encoding glycerophosphodiester phosphodiesterase family protein, protein MHHRINLILFVTFITVIFASCFRSGTSSDVLTNNKNLNLQTVEELYQFLTYDENRYPLISLHRGGPTTGYPENAIETFAFNASYRPVIVECDVQLTKDSALILMHDKNLDRTSNGSGPLDNKTLHELKNLRLKDPNGKLTPYRIPTLEEALSWGKGKVIFTLDVKQGVPYDLVISAIRKQKAEGYAVIITYSADQATVVHNLAPDLMLSAPIKNTADLTRLNERDIPDNRIIAFIGTREADRTLIEHIHGHGIMCILGTLGNLDRQAKQKGDQLYARFIENGADILSTDRPLEAGRILDFYIKKRNITSKFIQ, encoded by the coding sequence ATGCATCATAGAATAAATCTCATTCTATTTGTAACCTTTATTACAGTCATTTTTGCGTCCTGCTTTAGAAGTGGTACTTCCTCAGACGTACTGACTAACAATAAAAATCTTAACTTACAGACAGTAGAGGAGCTTTATCAATTCTTAACATATGATGAAAACCGATATCCGCTTATCAGCTTGCATCGTGGCGGGCCAACAACAGGCTATCCAGAGAACGCTATAGAAACTTTTGCATTCAATGCTAGCTACAGACCCGTTATCGTCGAATGCGATGTCCAATTAACAAAAGATTCCGCATTAATATTAATGCATGATAAAAATCTGGACAGAACCTCAAATGGTTCTGGCCCTCTTGATAATAAGACACTTCATGAATTGAAGAACTTAAGATTAAAAGACCCCAATGGAAAATTGACACCCTACCGAATTCCAACATTAGAAGAAGCCTTATCATGGGGGAAAGGAAAAGTTATTTTCACTTTAGATGTCAAGCAAGGAGTGCCTTACGATTTAGTGATAAGTGCCATTCGTAAGCAAAAAGCAGAAGGCTACGCTGTTATTATCACCTATTCGGCAGATCAAGCAACGGTTGTCCACAATTTAGCACCAGACTTAATGCTATCAGCACCTATAAAAAATACTGCCGACCTAACAAGGCTCAATGAACGAGATATCCCAGATAATCGTATTATAGCATTTATAGGTACCAGAGAAGCAGACCGAACGCTAATAGAGCATATTCATGGTCATGGCATCATGTGTATTTTAGGTACATTAGGAAACTTGGACAGACAGGCTAAGCAAAAAGGTGATCAGCTATATGCGCGGTTTATCGAAAATGGTGCGGACATCTTGAGCACCGATAGACCCCTTGAAGCGGGTAGAATTTTGGATTTTTATATCAAAAAACGAAATATCACTTCAAAATTCATTCAGTAA
- a CDS encoding shikimate kinase, whose amino-acid sequence MPKPIYLIGYMGSGKTTLAKKLTSKLALPFIDTDEEIVKEIGMSITEYFQLHGEDKFRALERRHLQNTALQEAIVSTGGGSPCFFDNMQWMNENGITVYLEMSPKSLFDRLSQSKPNKRPILIGKTEEELFHFISEKLIEREPFYKQAHLTIDHINTSIEELILLLKKHS is encoded by the coding sequence ATGCCAAAACCAATATACTTAATTGGCTATATGGGAAGTGGAAAAACCACATTAGCCAAAAAACTAACGAGCAAATTAGCATTACCATTTATTGATACGGACGAAGAAATCGTTAAAGAAATTGGCATGTCCATTACAGAATATTTTCAACTACACGGTGAAGATAAGTTCAGGGCACTAGAACGCAGACACTTACAAAATACCGCCCTACAAGAAGCAATCGTTTCCACAGGTGGTGGTTCGCCATGCTTCTTTGATAATATGCAGTGGATGAATGAAAATGGTATCACGGTATATCTCGAGATGTCACCTAAGTCGCTATTTGACCGTCTATCTCAGTCAAAACCTAACAAAAGACCTATATTAATTGGAAAAACCGAAGAAGAATTGTTTCATTTCATTAGTGAAAAATTAATAGAAAGAGAACCTTTTTATAAACAAGCACATTTGACAATTGACCATATCAACACTTCTATTGAAGAGCTCATTTTATTACTAAAGAAACACTCATAA
- a CDS encoding HipA family kinase encodes MSIKKPEIREVTITRYIQPFREGGSLPALVDADDGFNYVIKFRGAGQGRKALIAELIGGELARILKLRMPELVFADLDESFGRTEPDEEIQDLLKFSVGKNLGVHFLNGAITFDANVDKIGGEEASRIVWLDALLMNVDRTVRNTNMLIWHKELWLIDHGASLYFHHSWDNWEEQALKPFVQIKDHVLLRFADQVGAVDKYYRSRFTEEVIRDIVAIVPDEWLHDESRDLTAAEARDVYVSFFMKRLSHADYFLNQIEDARKNII; translated from the coding sequence ATGAGTATTAAAAAACCAGAAATAAGGGAGGTAACGATCACCCGGTATATACAGCCTTTTCGTGAAGGTGGTTCTTTGCCGGCTTTGGTAGATGCTGATGATGGCTTTAATTACGTGATAAAGTTCAGAGGGGCTGGCCAAGGAAGAAAAGCGCTAATTGCAGAGTTGATCGGTGGAGAATTGGCTCGTATTCTAAAACTCAGGATGCCTGAGCTAGTTTTTGCCGATTTGGATGAGTCATTTGGTCGGACAGAACCTGATGAGGAAATTCAAGATTTACTAAAATTTAGTGTTGGTAAAAATCTAGGTGTTCACTTTTTAAATGGCGCTATTACATTTGATGCAAATGTAGACAAGATCGGTGGTGAAGAAGCTTCTCGAATCGTATGGTTGGATGCGCTGTTGATGAATGTGGATCGGACTGTTCGGAATACGAACATGCTAATTTGGCATAAAGAGTTATGGTTAATTGATCATGGTGCTTCTTTATATTTTCATCATAGTTGGGATAATTGGGAAGAACAGGCATTGAAACCTTTTGTTCAGATTAAGGACCATGTGTTATTAAGGTTTGCTGATCAAGTTGGTGCAGTAGACAAATACTACCGTTCACGATTTACAGAGGAGGTTATTCGGGATATTGTAGCTATTGTGCCTGATGAATGGCTGCACGATGAATCTAGGGATTTAACGGCCGCTGAAGCGCGCGATGTTTATGTGTCATTTTTTATGAAGCGGTTATCACATGCTGATTATTTTTTAAACCAAATTGAAGATGCCAGAAAAAACATTATATGA